In one window of Helianthus annuus cultivar XRQ/B chromosome 17, HanXRQr2.0-SUNRISE, whole genome shotgun sequence DNA:
- the LOC110921011 gene encoding uncharacterized protein LOC110921011, whose translation MLSSKTLQTQTSHHSFRHLKYIVKIYSMSSTSRAWMVAGTVGLVEALKDQGFARWNYTIRTIHHHAKSNLRSLSHTKHLSSPAAMASTGWKEEKAKQSEESLRKVMYLSCWGPN comes from the coding sequence ATGCTTTCATCAAAAACATTACAAACACAAACATCTCATCATTCATTCAGGCATCTCAAATATATAGTAAAGATATATAGCATGAGTTCAACAAGCAGGGCATGGATGGTAGCCGGAACAGTTGGGTTGGTGGAAGCACTCAAAGATCAAGGTTTTGCACGGTGGAACTACACCATCAGGACCATCCACCACCACGCCAAGTCCAACCTCCGGTCACTCTCCCACACCAAACACCTTTCTTCTCCGGCAGCCATGGCTTCAACGGGTTGGAAAGAAGAAAAGGCTAAACAATCAGAAGAGTCGTTGAGAAAAGTCATGTACTTGAGTTGTTGGGGTCCTAATTAA
- the LOC110921013 gene encoding uncharacterized protein LOC110921013, translating into MSSTSRAWLVAGSTVGLVEALKDQGFARWNYTIRALHQHTKSNLRSVTQTKKLSSPAAMASSKGIDQSEDSLRKVMYLSCWGPN; encoded by the coding sequence ATGAGTTCAACATCGAGAGCATGGTTGGTGGCCGGTAGTACTGTTGGACTAGTGGAGGCACTAAAAGATCAAGGGTTCGCACGGTGGAACTACACCATCAGAGCCCTCCACCAGCACACTAAGTCCAATCTGCGGTCTGTCACCCAAACAAAGAAGTTGTCTTCGCCGGCTGCCATGGCTTCAAGCAAAGGCATTGACCAATCAGAAGACTCGTTAAGAAAAGTCATGTACTTGAGTTGTTGGGGTCCCAATTGA
- the LOC110921014 gene encoding uncharacterized protein LOC110921014 has product MSSTSRAWLVAGTVGLVEALKDQGFARWNYTIRAIHHHAKSNLRSVTQTKKLSSPAALASSKGIDQSEESLRKVMYLSCWGPN; this is encoded by the coding sequence ATGAGTTCAACATCGAGAGCATGGTTAGTGGCCGGTACCGTTGGATTGGTGGAGGCACTAAAAGATCAAGGGTTTGCACGATGGAACTACACCATCAGAGCCATCCACCACCACGCTAAGTCCAATCTCCGGTCAGTCACCCAGACAAAGAAGTTGTCTTCTCCGGCTGCCTTGGCTTCAAGCAAAGGCATTGACCAATCAGAAGAGTCTTTGAGAAAAGTTATGTACTTGAGTTGTTGGGGTCCCAACTAA
- the LOC110921012 gene encoding uncharacterized protein LOC110921012, with protein sequence MSSTSRAWMVAGTVGLVEALKDQGFARWNYTIRTIHHHAKSNLRSVTHTKHLSSPAAMASTGWKEEKAKQSEGSLRKVVYLSCWGPN encoded by the coding sequence ATGAGTTCAACAAGCAGGGCATGGATGGTAGCCGGAACAGTTGGGTTGGTTGAAGCACTCAAAGATCAAGGTTTTGCACGGTGGAACTACACCATCAGGACCATCCACCACCACGCTAAGTCCAATCTCCGGTCAGTCACCCACACCAAGCACCTTTCTTCTCCGGCAGCCATGGCTTCAACGGGTTGGAAAGAAGAAAAGGCTAAACAATCAGAAGGGTCGTTGAGAAAAGTCGTGTACTTGAGTTGTTGGGGTCCTAATTAA
- the LOC110921213 gene encoding uncharacterized protein LOC110921213: MSSTSRAWLVAGTVGLVEALKDQGFARWNYTIRAIHHHAKSNLRSVTQTKKLCSPAPMASSKAIDQSEESLRKVMYLSCWGPN, encoded by the coding sequence ATGAGTTCGACATCAAGAGCATGGTTGGTGGCCGGTACCGTTGGACTGGTGGAGGCACTAAAAGATCAAGGGTTTGCACGATGGAACTACACCATCAGAGCCATCCACCATCACGCCAAGTCTAATCTCCGGTCGGTCACCCAAACAAAGAAGTTGTGCTCGCCGGCTCCCATGGCTTCAAGCAAAGCCATTGACCAATCAGAAGAGTCGTTGAGAAAAGTCATGTACTTGAGTTGTTGGGGTCCCAATTAA